GTAAGGAATTTTGAAGCCTGCTTTTTCTCGACAATCAAGAGTCGAAGCCCCATATCGACACCTATAAAAGCAAACGCCACAATGAATACTGCATAGTAACCCCCATGTTGGTATACTGCACCCCCCGTCAGAGGACCCGTCAGGTTTCCAAGCGTCATGCCCATGCTCATATAGCCCATCGCGTGGCCGAGCTGATCACTTGCCACGGTGTCAACTAACAAGGCGCATGCTACAGACCATATCGTCGCAGCAGCTGCCCCCTGTAGCAACCGGCCTGTTACCCAAAGGCCAATGCTGCTACCGGCGCACAGTAAACCGGTGCCGGCACCCAGAGCCAGCACGCCGGCCATCATGGGCCACCACCGCGATTCAATTCGATCCGACAAGAAACCGCTAATAGCTGTAGATAGTTAGCACCGCTCGTGCCACAGTCGGACACTCACTCACGTGCAAAGATAAACTGAGCAGTACCGTATAAAGCCATAAGGATAGATGTCCATTTCTGCCCTGCATGGATGTTGGATGTTTATGAGCATGGTAAATCGGCAAGAAAGTGGCAAAACACAGTGAAACCATACCGTCGCTCACAGGAATTTGGAGGCGCTCATTCAAAACACCGGGTATCACTGGAACCAGCTAACGAGGTACTCATGGTGAGTCGGAATCTACAACGGCATTCATCGCATGTATGTGCAGGAATGCATACCAACCCGTACAAAAAGCTGTCCTATTATGTCTCCTGTCAGCCGACCCGTGAGCACCACGCTCGGTGCTAATTCTTTTAAGCTTGACTTGCACGTACTGTAAAAATCGCATATGAAGCCGCGAATGTGATGAAGCATACCGAGGACCTGTATTGAAGCAGCAAGGGGGCACTCTGGTTTCGGCTAAGGCGTAGCCATGGAATAGCGGAGTTTGCCATGGAAAGTTAGACAGGGTCGATGTCACTGGTAAAAAGATAGCGCCAGGCAGGGATGAGAGAATGTGTTCGCACTGAGGCGCTGGGATAGAGGGAATGGGCATTCAAAAAGCTACACAGAGCCATACAATATGTAGTCCAGAGCTTGGGGTCACTCAACATCCCTTGATAGAATTCCTACTGATTCTCCTTGCGCCAGGTATTCTGGTGCATTCCCTGTACCCTAGTGGGCAACATCACAGCCACTCACCAACAAGACCATCAACTGGGGCGCCATGAGTCAACGTCGATCCATACAAGCAGAAAAACGATTGAAAAAAATTAAGTCTGGTGATACTCTGCTGCTACTCTTTTCTGGAGCCACTCATATGAGGTGACCGGCTTCTCCTCGTCACAATCCGCCATGCTAGGTTTCCATCGACCCGGTACCTCGCATCCGGGCAATGTTTCAATGATCACCTCTGGGTCTACTGCTCCAGTGTATGCGATGGAGTATCGATCGAGAACAGTCTTGGACGTCTGGAGCCCCTCCCCCATTGTCTCTTTCCTAGGACCGACTACCTGATGCAAGGCGCTCTTCCACCGGCCATTCGATTGTTGTTCCAGCATATCGCCGACGTTGACGACGATGGTCCCCGTCTTGGGAGTGACGGGTCGAAACAGCTGTCCGTCGTGGACCTCCAATCCCCCGACGTTATCCTGGAATACGAGCGTCAAGCTGCCGTAGTCTGTGTGCGCGTTCAGTCGTTGAAGGTCTTTGCCGTCTTGCGACTTGACGGCCATCTGAGGGTAGTGCAGAAAACTGATGTGCCCGAAGTTGAGCGACTGCTTCCGACAGAGGGTGTTAATATCGATTCGCAGAATTTCGCAGAGCGCCTGGCGCAGTGATTTCTCCACTTCGTTGCATGCGTCCCAGAATACTTCATAGAACTGCCGGAAGCCTGGGAAGACGTCCTCTGGCAACCAGCGGTTAGGGCCGCTTCCACATGGCTCGTGTGGGTTGCCGACTTCCAGCGTCTCTTTGTGGTCAGGGGAGGCAGCGTGATGCTTTTcgacctcttcttccccgaagACTAGTTGGCTGATGTGCCCAACGCCGTACGCGGCGTACCCATAGTGATCATCCAGGGACTCGCTGGCCGGACGAGCAATCATATTCTTGGTAGAAGAATCGAGGTCAAAGAAGCGCTCGGAGTATGAGTCTGGTCAGCTTCATGAACATGAGAGACCACATGCCTTGAAAAGAGGGGCGACTTATCCATGCAAATGCTTCGTCAAAGAGTGTCTGTGAGACACCATGGTTGGCAAGGTAGATGAAGCCGTAGCTCTGGAGGGCTTCGTCAAGTTGTTTAAGAGCCGCACTTCGCTCTGAGGGAGATCCCTTTAGCTTTGAACAATCTAGAGTGGCCATATCTGCCGCTTCATTGCTGGATAAAGCAGTTGCTAACTGCGGGTCATGATGGTCAGGCCCGATGGAACCCATATTGACAGCACTGAGAGCCTTTCTATCACAGGTTTAGTTGTGCGGTTGAACACCTGGTATACTGACTGAATAGGCTGCAATGATGGGCCTTCACGTAGAGCTTATAACAGTCTGAGTGGCCTTGGAGACGGCTTGAGTAAGTCGAGCTGCCTGGAGGCCATAAAATACCGGTGAGGTGAATCACTTGGAGATGCACATTCCTCCCTTGCATGCGACGACATATGATCCCAACACCGCTTGTCTTGTGCTACATGGCACCTGGCTCAGTCCTCGCATAATCAATCGAGGGGCCTAACTTGAAGCGGGGAAAGATATCTCACTAGTGGAATGGCAGATCCGGTACGACACCCGTACTGGGTGATGTAGACAGATGATACAACATGCAGCAATAGAAAGGCTGAAACCTGTTACAGCACCACTTGAGGATGATCAGCCATGTTCCATGCCATCACACCCGTTTCAGGCGTTACACAATGCCCTTTTGGCATTAGTTACGTGTCTGTAGAAGAATTTCCACGGGCTGTGGTGAAGGAGAACCAATGAAGCATTGCAAAATGGCAACACGCCTAGTATTCCCCATGCACCCACAGGTAGCGGTCAGCGCAGGTGAGACCAGTCTGCATATTCCGAGAACACGGAACTATTGACAAGCAATGCGAGAAGCCATCAAGGGATATGAATCATCGTGGTAGTGCTCTGCTGTCGCCTTCGTTGGCAAAAGCTTGATTAAAATCCCGTTCACTGGGCAACAGTTATCTGTAAAAGAAGCCCTTGTTTCGCCAGGTAAAGTCTTACAGCCCAATTGTTCCGAAAGGCCCTGAAGGACACTATCAAAATGTCTTGTCAGGCGATAAGGACAGACCTGGAAATGACAACCACCAGTGGAAGGAATAACGACAAGTCAGAGTTCGCTTTGGCGGGCAAGTTTCTGGAGTTTGACGGTGTGGCATTTCCCATTTTACCCTCTGAATCCTACAGATCCTCACTTGATAGCCGGATCAACAAGGTCATCTCAAACCACGGCTGCAATGAAACACTGCCCACCAGCCTATGCCTCAGCTGGGCATTGGTTCTCGCAATCTATACAAGCTCATTCGAAGTTCTTTACGGACTTCTCGATGAGAGTGACGGGACACACAAGGGGCCAGACGCTATTGTCCCTTGCCATCTCGCCTTGCAGTCTGGCGATACGGTACAGACAGCCTCTGAGATGGTGAACCATTACTGGAGTATGAAGCACCATTTCGAACAGCTGGGTCTTAGCAATATGCGCACCAGCAGCGCAGGGGCTACTCGCATTTGCGACTTCCGCAATATTCTCTTGATCCGGCCGCTGGAAGATCTAGACAAAGCAACTGCCGCACTACCCAAGGCAATGGGGTCTGATTATCCATTAATCGTGAGCTGTGGAGGAGCAGGCGACGATGTTGCTTTCCATGCCTTTTTCGACTCCGCCGTAGTG
Above is a window of Aspergillus puulaauensis MK2 DNA, chromosome 2, nearly complete sequence DNA encoding:
- a CDS encoding uncharacterized protein (COG:Q;~EggNog:ENOG410PMU7;~InterPro:IPR026992,IPR027443,IPR005123;~PFAM:PF03171,PF14226;~go_function: GO:0016491 - oxidoreductase activity [Evidence IEA];~go_process: GO:0055114 - oxidation-reduction process [Evidence IEA]), encoding MGSIGPDHHDPQLATALSSNEAADMATLDCSKLKGSPSERSAALKQLDEALQSYGFIYLANHGVSQTLFDEAFAWINSYSERFFDLDSSTKNMIARPASESLDDHYGYAAYGVGHISQLVFGEEEVEKHHAASPDHKETLEVGNPHEPCGSGPNRWLPEDVFPGFRQFYEVFWDACNEVEKSLRQALCEILRIDINTLCRKQSLNFGHISFLHYPQMAVKSQDGKDLQRLNAHTDYGSLTLVFQDNVGGLEVHDGQLFRPVTPKTGTIVVNVGDMLEQQSNGRWKSALHQVVGPRKETMGEGLQTSKTVLDRYSIAYTGAVDPEVIIETLPGCEVPGRWKPSMADCDEEKPVTSYEWLQKRVAAEYHQT